A window of the Rhizobium brockwellii genome harbors these coding sequences:
- the leuB gene encoding 3-isopropylmalate dehydrogenase, which produces MTARNLFLLPGDGIGPEAMGEVRKIIAYMNEAMNAGFVTDEGLVGGCAYDAHGAAISEADMQKAIAADAVLFGAVGGPKWDSVPYEVRPEAGLLRLRKDLQLFANLRPAICYPALAAASSLKPELVEGLDILIIRELTGGVYFGEPKEIIDLGNGQKRGIDTQVYDTYEIERIAGVAFEMARTRQNRVCSMEKRNVMKSGVLWNQVVTETHKAKYSDVQLEHMLADAGGMQLVRQPKQFDVIVTDNLFGDMLSDVAAMLTGSLGMLPSASLGAPDGKTGKRKALYEPVHGSAPDIAGKGIANPIAMIASFAMCLRYSFNLVKEADDLEKAIANVLDKGIRTGDIMADGARQVGTIEMGDAILAEFKTLSA; this is translated from the coding sequence ATGACAGCGCGCAATCTTTTCCTGCTGCCGGGTGACGGCATCGGTCCCGAAGCCATGGGCGAGGTCCGCAAGATCATCGCCTATATGAACGAGGCGATGAATGCCGGTTTCGTCACCGACGAAGGCCTTGTTGGCGGGTGCGCCTATGATGCGCATGGCGCTGCGATCTCGGAAGCCGACATGCAGAAGGCGATTGCCGCCGATGCCGTTCTGTTCGGCGCCGTCGGCGGTCCGAAATGGGATAGCGTGCCTTATGAAGTGCGCCCGGAAGCCGGCCTGCTGCGCCTGCGCAAGGATCTGCAGCTCTTTGCTAACCTGCGCCCCGCCATTTGCTATCCGGCCCTTGCTGCGGCCTCGTCGCTGAAGCCGGAGCTGGTCGAAGGCCTCGATATCCTGATCATCCGCGAGCTGACGGGCGGCGTCTATTTCGGCGAGCCGAAGGAAATCATCGACCTCGGCAACGGCCAGAAGCGCGGCATCGACACGCAGGTCTACGATACCTACGAGATCGAGCGCATCGCCGGCGTCGCCTTCGAAATGGCCCGCACGCGGCAGAATCGCGTCTGCTCTATGGAAAAGCGCAACGTCATGAAGTCGGGCGTGCTGTGGAACCAGGTGGTGACCGAAACGCATAAGGCGAAATATTCCGACGTCCAGCTCGAACACATGCTGGCCGATGCCGGCGGCATGCAGCTGGTGCGCCAGCCCAAACAATTCGACGTCATCGTCACCGACAACCTCTTCGGCGATATGCTCTCCGACGTCGCCGCCATGCTGACCGGCTCGCTCGGCATGCTGCCATCGGCCTCGCTCGGCGCGCCTGACGGCAAGACCGGCAAGCGCAAGGCGCTTTACGAGCCGGTGCACGGCTCGGCCCCTGACATCGCCGGCAAGGGCATTGCCAATCCGATCGCCATGATCGCCTCCTTCGCCATGTGCCTGCGTTACTCCTTCAATCTGGTGAAGGAAGCCGACGATCTGGAAAAGGCGATCGCCAACGTGCTCGACAAGGGCATCCGCACCGGCGACATCATGGCCGATGGCGCAAGGCAGGTCGGCACCATCGAGATGGGCGATGCGATCCTCGCCGAGTTCAAGACGCTTTCCGCCTGA
- the lpxE gene encoding lipid A 1-phosphatase LpxE codes for MRAFWASLDRRWRRSSAGIPPLRWQACLFITLNAVILSMLLFDAPIGASEAPAPVKHLGEMLTGFGDSAWLIYTSILLFFQGRAGYKLVKTARSKAQALYVSWIGAYLFITVVFSGLLANLLKRAIGRARPDHFHDYGMFSFTPFSGHAAFESFPSGHSTTVGAFFAAFALLFPRYRVAFIACAIWLGMTRVMVGAHYPSDVIAGLAFGAWFSLLTAIVFARCGLLFKLAPDGWPLSKRLFRTA; via the coding sequence ATGCGGGCATTTTGGGCTTCCTTGGACAGGCGCTGGCGCCGGAGCAGCGCTGGCATACCGCCTTTGCGTTGGCAGGCCTGCCTCTTCATCACGCTGAATGCCGTGATTCTCTCCATGCTGCTCTTCGATGCACCGATCGGCGCCAGCGAGGCTCCTGCACCGGTGAAGCACCTCGGCGAAATGCTGACCGGCTTCGGCGATTCCGCCTGGCTGATCTATACCAGCATCCTGCTGTTCTTTCAGGGCCGGGCCGGCTACAAGCTTGTGAAGACGGCGCGCTCCAAGGCGCAAGCGCTTTATGTCAGCTGGATCGGCGCTTATCTCTTCATCACGGTTGTCTTCTCCGGGCTGCTCGCCAATCTGCTAAAGCGGGCGATCGGCAGGGCGCGTCCCGATCATTTTCATGACTACGGCATGTTTTCCTTCACGCCCTTTTCAGGCCATGCCGCTTTCGAAAGTTTTCCGTCCGGCCATTCCACCACGGTCGGCGCCTTCTTTGCTGCCTTCGCGCTGCTGTTTCCGCGCTATCGCGTTGCCTTCATCGCTTGCGCCATCTGGCTCGGCATGACGCGTGTCATGGTCGGCGCCCATTATCCGAGCGACGTCATCGCCGGCCTTGCCTTCGGTGCCTGGTTCTCGCTGCTGACGGCGATCGTCTTTGCGCGCTGCGGCTTGCTCTTCAAGCTGGCGCCGGATGGCTGGCCACTCTCGAAGCGCCTGTTTCGCACTGCATAA